A DNA window from Onthophagus taurus isolate NC chromosome 1, IU_Otau_3.0, whole genome shotgun sequence contains the following coding sequences:
- the LOC111416738 gene encoding uncharacterized protein, with the protein MLFTCAVVRAVHLELVPDLITECCIRGLRRFIARRGVPDVVYSDNAKTFKRTDLELRKLSAILESEKIQDLVRKQRIHWGFIAERAPWWGGFWERMVKTVKDALKITLGRAYVERDELETILIEIEATINSRPLTYISDDSTDLTKLSPSHFLTEVRFCMNLTSKEISRSEILKRWSDREKTLKRFWDRWRSDYLQQLRTAHLRKSINAISLNIGDIVLVQENSPRLQWKMGRIVNLYQGRDGKIRACEVKLSGGTTLRRPVQLLYLLEVQAFSPGEDVENFGMK; encoded by the coding sequence ATGTTATTTACGTGTGCGGTTGTAAGAGCAGTCCATCTGGAATTGGTTCCAGATTTGATAACTGAATGTTGTATAAGAGGGTTGAGAAGGTTCATTGCCAGAAGGGGCGTTCCTGATGTTGTATACTCTGATAATGCCAAAACGTTTAAGAGAACAGACCttgaattaagaaaattatccGCTATCTTGGAATCAGAAAAGATTCAGGATTTAGTTAGAAAGCAGCGAATTCATTGGGGGTTTATAGCGGAAAGAGCTCCATGGTGGGGTGGCTTTTGGGAGAGAATGGTAAAAACCGTTAAAGAcgcattaaaaataactttaggTAGAGCATACGTCGAACGAGACGAAttagaaactattttaatagaaATCGAGGCGACAATAAATTCTCGTCCACTTACGTATATCAGTGATGACTCAACAGATTTGACTAAATTATCTCCTTCTCATTTTTTGACTGAAGTAAGATTTTGTATGAATTTAACCTCGAAGGAGATAAGTAGATCTGAAATATTGAAAAGGTGGAGTGATAGAGAGAAAACGTTGAAAAGATTTTGGGACAGGTGGCGTTCCgattatttacaacaattGCGGACAGCGCATCTAAGAAAATCGATAAATGCAATATCATTGAATATTGGGGATATTGTTTTGGTGCAAGAAAACAGTCCTAGGTTGCAGTGGAAGATGGGCAGGATTGTGAATTTGTACCAAGGTAGAGATGGTAAAATAAGGGCATGTGAAGTAAAGTTAAGTGGCGGAACTACATTACGACGACCAGTCCAACTCTTGTACCTCTTGGAGGTACAAGCCTTTTCGCCGGGGGaggatgtggagaattttggTATGAAATAA
- the LOC111416654 gene encoding farnesol dehydrogenase-like — protein sequence MDLKDKVAIVTGASAGIGAATVKALLKQGMKVVGFARRQEKIENLVDNHNGKLFARCVDLTKPQDIIDGFAWVTKNVGPVHILINNAGVSIPSSILTGELEAWQQIMDTNLMSYAIASKEAVKIMKDNKMEGYIININSGVAYYDLFIPGNVMYRSSKLALRAMTENIRVELARMNSKIRISSICPGVVKTEIMSANYGEQASESFYSKYPHITSEDVADTIVYVLSTPQRVNISELLIRPTGEDIKQMADI from the exons ATGgatttaaaagataaagtgGCGATTGTAACAGGTGCTAGCGCTGGCATTGGAGCTGCTACAGTCAAAGCCTTGTTAAAACAAGGCATGAAG gtgGTTGGTTTTGCAAGAAGgcaagaaaaaattgaaaacttaGTTGACAATCATAACGGAAAATTATTTGCCCGATGCGTCGATTTAACAAAACCCCAAGATATTATCGACGGATTCGCTTGGGTTACCAAAAATGTTGGTCCCGTACACATTCTAATTAATAACGCCGGTGTATCTATTCCCTCGTCAATTTTAACGGGAGAATTAGAAGCTTGGCAACAAATCATGGACACTAATTTAATGAGTTATGCAATAGCCTCTAAAGAAGCTGTTAAAATTATGAAGGACAATAAAATGGAGGGCTACATTATCAATATTAATAGTGGCGTAGCTTATTATGATCTATTTATACCTGGTAATGTTATGTATCGATCTTCTAAGCTCGCGTTAAGAGCTATGACAGAGAATATTCGAGTTGAATTAGCTAGGATGAATAGCAAAATTAGGATAagt TCTATATGTCCGGGTGTTgtaaaaactgaaataatgTCTGCAAATTATGGCGAGCAGGCAAGTGAATCTTTTTACTCCAAATATCCACATATTACAAGTGAAGATGTTGCAGACACTATTGTTTATGTGTTATCCACACCTCAACGTGTCAAT atTTCCGAACTTTTAATAAGACCTACTGGGGAAGATATTAAGCAAATGGcagatatttaa
- the LOC139431397 gene encoding uncharacterized protein, whose protein sequence is MDLAVRKTTRAQLTKLINQSKDIITRQLNSDIVDEIDRRSNGSGVRKNHRVQRTSDGRRCRKANVNGETTSQAPSPAGSGTSPAIGIQTTVKNTVRLPKLELKKFNGDIATWPEFWEQFKQSVHDSELDDVGKFAYLKSYLTGRAAATIAGLTSSGASYVNAIELLKAEFGNSQRIVDSYETDINGLRKLFNTASTIIKSLATLGIAPEQYGLLNSDDSVSVSGDSTQSADYNKELINLLQFIKIELCSLEQAECVTTEPGKDRNKTDNLKSKQGHRYAKNKDNYTVAGLLTEVKNVCFFCKSSDHTTPNCNESLTLTQKKDKLKADRRCYRWTKPKHLSKECKTNIKCRRCLQRHATTVCERRKVSYQRRTDDEDTATNSTSLLTNGQLNKVYLQTACAQIVTKDDNATIRLVLDGGSQLTFIRECISRQLRLKVIGKHKISIQPFGERDRTPAKLCNRVQVNLKCLNTGNITQINAVEVPEICFDTLNPPTLNEPAIRQFAAKYQLADSSEEGQRNGIVLLIGADYYWKLVTGEVKQLTNGLTAVNSTFGWTIHGPSSVANQYDFMVSFNTATVLHAQVTSDSMDLKRFWSMETLGINATANVQGAIGVTADIEKAFLQISINDNDRDVLRFLWYKDPVPENLTSAMELSNITTYRMKRVTFWIISSPFLLATTLRKHFEDQPEKLQNTSSILSKPFYVDDLVTAASTVDEAQNLYSESMQILQAANMNLRKWCSNDATMMAVFQTNEKVTRQGERKVLGILWHTLHDELGVSVQSEEEDTVPTKRKVLKTVAKIYDPLGLLGPCTVKAKILLQALWKKKLNWDDVLDPEQSGEWSKWCKELNDLSELRVPRCIIPNKRDKVDLHIFAGASPYAYGAVAYIRCLSNNECNYVMSKNRVDKSGQRELTLPKLELTAALCEARLQNYIAKNMLIYIQKTTLWSDSKISLYWIRGKSKKWKPYVQNRVNEIHKLSDSVWRYCPGKENPADLLTRGISAKTLIESNLWLRGPKWLKDEENWPNDEYFEPDVDQVSSLLTIQRNESTPETQPIFPLEKYGTYEKIMRITAYVIRFIKLTKKMYKSKRLSTQDLNEADTYWIKYTQVKDLPNELKALKRGMPIQSSSSILMLKPFLDENGVMRLLGRLDEAPLSYDEKHPIILPKRSMLTEKIMRKCHEGVNHYGVNATLAELRKRFWVPQGRQKVKAVLNQCLKCKRLKAKPGNEVCAPLPKTRVTMTNPFNITGIDFAGPLYANVAGQRTKT, encoded by the exons ATGGATTTAGCTGTAAGAAAGACAACACGTGCTCAGTTAACCAAGCTGATAAATCAATCGAAAGATATAATCACGCGCCAATTAAATAGTGATATTGTTGATGAAATCGAC AGAAGATCAAATGGAAGCGGAGTGCGAAAAAATCATAGAGTACAACGAACAAGCGATGGACGCCGATGTCGGAAGGCTAACGTCAACGGGGAAACGACTAGCCAGGCGCCCAGTCCAGCTGGAAGCGGGACATCTCCAGCGATTGGTATACAAACAACCGTTAAAAATACGGTAAGGTTACCGAAACtagaattaaagaaattcaaCGGTGATATCGCGACGTGGCCAGAATTCTGGGAACAATTTAAACAATCGGTTCATGATAGCGAATTAGATGACGTAGGCAAGTTTGCttatttaaaatcttatttaacgGGACGTGCGGCGGCCACTATAGCTGGGTTGACGTCGAGTGGAGCTTCTTACGTAAACGCGATAGAACTTTTGAAAGCGGAATTCGGAAACTCGCAACGTATCGTCGATTCATACGAAACGGACATTAACGGGCTTCGAAAGCTATTTAATACAGCgtcaacaataataaaatctttagcGACACTAGGAATAGCGCCGGAACAATACGGACTCCTa AATAGCGACGATTCGGTTTCGGTTAGCGGTGATTCAACTCAAAGCGCGGATTATAACAAAGAGTTGATAAATTTACTtcagtttataaaaattgaacttTGTTCATTAGAACAAGCGGAGTGCGTGACAACCGAACCAGGCAAGGATCGTAATAAAACCGATAATCTAAAATCTAAACAAGGTCACAGGTACGCGAAAAATAAAGACAATTATACTGTGGCGGGTTTGTTAACGGAAGTAAAGAACGTGTGTTTCTTCTGCAAGTCGTCAGATCATACAACACCAAATTGCAACGAATCCTTGACGTTAACACAGAAGAAGGACAAACTCAAAGCCGATAGACGATGTTACAGATGGACGAAACCAAAGCATCTATCAAAGGAGTGCAAAACTAATATCAAGTGCAGAAGATGCCTCCAGCGACATGCAACGACTGTATGCGAGCGAAGAAAAGTAAGTTATCAGAGGCGTACAGACGACGAGGATACAGCGACAAACTCAACAAGTTTGTTAACAAACGGCCAACTGAACAAAGTGTATTTACAAACAGCGTGCGCACAAATAGTAACAAAAGATGACAATGCAACGATAAGATTGGTGCTGGACGGCGGTAGCCAACTCACATTCATAAGAGAATGTATCTCTCGTCAATTAAGACTAAAAGTTATTGGCAAGCATAAGATATCTATTCAACCATTTGGCGAAAGAGATCGAACACCAGCGAAGTTATGCAATCGAGTGCAAGTAAACCTCAAATGTTTGAATACAGGAAACATAACTCAGATTAATGCAGTAGAAGTTCCtgaaatttgttttgatacaCTGAATCCACCTACATTAAACGAACCAGCGATCAGACAATTTGCAGCAAAGTATCAGCTGGCTGATAGTTCTGAAGAAGGACAGCGTAACGGAATTGTGCTTCTGATTGGCGCAGACTATTATTGGAAGCTTGTCACGGGCGAAGTAAAACAACTGACCAATGGATTGACGGCAGTAAATTCCACATTTGGGTGGACAATACACGGACCAAGCAGCGTAGCTAACCAATACGACTTCATGGTCAGCTTTAACACAGCGACGGTTCTACATGCACAAGTAACAAGCGATTCTATGGACTTGAAACGGTTTTGGTCAATGGAAACTCTCGGTATAAACGCGACCGCGAACGTGCAAG GTGCAATAGGTGTAACTGCTGACATCGAAAAGGCGTTTCTACAAATATCGATAAACGACAACGATCGCGACGTGCTGCGATTCCTGTGGTATAAAGATCCAGTACCTGAAAACTTGACGTCAGCGATGGAACTATCAAACATAACGACATACCGCATGAAGCGAGTAACGTTCTGGATCATTAGCAGTCCATTCCTTTTGGCAACAACATTGCGTAAACATTTCGAAGACCAGCCAGAAAAGTTACAAAACACATCGTCAATTTTGTCCAAGCCATTTTACGTCGATGATTTAGTGACGGCAGCAAGTACCGTGGACGAAGCTCAGAACTTATATAGCGAGTCAATGCAGATTCTGCAAGCTGCAAACATGAATTTAAGAAAGTGGTGCTCTAATGATGCAACAATGATGGCAGTGTTTCAAACAAATGAAAAGGTAACCAGACAAGGTGAGCGAAAGGTGTTGGGCATATTGTGGCATACATTACATGATGAATTAGGAGTAAGTGTACAGTCAGAGGAAGAAGACACAGTACCGACAAAGCGTAAAGTTCTGAAAACAGTAGCGAAGATTTACGACCCATTAGGATTACTTGGACCATGCACAGTAAAAGCGAAAATTCTACTGCAAGCCTTGTGGAAGAAAAAGCTGAATTGGGATGATGTATTAGACCCAGAACAAAGCGGAGAATGGTCAAAATGGTGCAAAGAACTAAATGACTTGTCTGAGCTAAGAGTGCCCAGGTGTATTATTCCAAACAAAAGGGACAAGGTGGatcttcacatttttgcaGGCGCAAGTCCATATGCATATGGAGCAGTAGCTTACATAAGATGCCTATCAAACAACGAATGCAACTATGTGATGTCAAAAAACAGAGTAGACAAATCAGGTCAAAGGGAACTTACATTACCTAAGTTAGAACTGACAGCAGCTTTATGTGAAGCGAGACTTCAAAATTACAttgcaaaaaatatgttgatcTATATCCAGAAGACGACTCTGTGGTCAGATTCAAAGATATCTTTATATTGGATTAGAGGAAAATCCAAGAAATGGAAACCTTACGTACAAAATCGTGTAAACGAAATACACAAATTGAGCGATAGTGTATGGAGATATTGTCCGGGAAAAGAAAATCCTGCAGACCTATTAACGAGAGGAATTTCAGCCAAAACATTAATTGAATCTAACTTATGGTTACGAGGGCCTAAATGGCTGAAGGATGAAGAGAATTGGCCGAACGATGAATATTTTGAACCAGATGTGGATCAAGTTAGCAGTTTGTTAACTATACAACGAAACGAATCCACACCGGAAACACAGCCCATATTTCCATTGGAAAAGTATGGAACATATGAGAAAATTATGCGAATCACGGCTTATGTtataagatttattaaattaacaaagaaGATGTACAAATCAAAGCGATTATCGACACAAGATCTAAATGAAGCAGATACTTATTGGATAAAATATACACAAGTAAAGGATTTGCCGAACGAGTTGAAAGCTTTGAAAAGGGGAATGCCGATACAATCATCATCTTCGATTCTGATGTTGAAACCATTTCTAGATGAGAATGGTGTCATGCGTTTATTAGGAAGGTTAGATGAAGCGCCTTTGAGCTATGATGAGAAACATCCAATCATACTACCAAAACGATCAATGTTGACGGAAAAAATTATGAGGAAATGTCATGAGGGGGTAAATCATTATGGAGTAAATGCGACTTTAGCTGAACTGAGAAAGAGATTTTGGGTTCCGCAAGGCCGTCAGAAAGTTAAAGCAGTCCTTAACCAATGTTTGAAATGTAAACGATTGAAAGCAAAACCTGGAAACGAAGTATGTGCTCCACTACCAAAAACTCGCGTAACTATGACAAATCCGTTTAACATAACAGGCATTGATTTTGCTGGTCCACTATACGCCAACGTCGCAGGTCAACGAACGAAAACATAA